Genomic segment of Desulfovibrio sp.:
GGAAGTGGAGATGGACAACTACGGAATCGGCGGCACTACGGTCACCGAGATACGTAAAAAAAAGTAACCTTTTCAGAGCCGGAAGTACGGCTCACTCACTCAATCACCCAGCTTTCTTGAAGGTTGCACTCGAGTATCGCCCCAAATAAGTGGGGCGCTTTGCCATCCAATTGTCATCGGCCTGCCTCTGGATAGTTGCTTTATTGGGGGACATTCCTTCTCGAAAAATCGAGGAGGCATGCCCATGCTCCATCTTGAGGGATTGGCCAAAAGCTTCAATGGCCGTAATGCCCTGCACCCAACAACCCTTACCTTCCACGCCGGGCAGTTCAGCGTTCTTCTGGGCCCATCCGGCGCCGGGAAATCGACTCTGCTGCGCTGCCTGAACCAGCTCAACGAGCCAAGCAGCGGCAGCATCTTCTGCGACAGCATCGGTCGGGTGGACACGCGGGATAAGCGACGCGCCTTGCGCCTCATGACCGGTTTCGTATTCCAACAGCATCAGCTCATTCTCAGGCAGACCGCCCTTGGCAACGTGCTCAACGGACGACTCGGCTACCGCCCCCTCTGGCGCAGCCTGTTTCCGTGGAGAAGAGAGGAAACCGAACAAGGGCTGCACTGCCTTGAGCGCGTCGGACTTTTGGAGTTCGCCCTGACCAGGGCCGGGTCGCTCTCCGGCGGCCAACAACAGCGTGTTGGCATTGCCCGCGCGCTGGCCCAGCGTCCTCGTATTCTCCTGGCCGATGAGCCCGTGGCCAGCCTAGACCCTACCAAGTCAACGGAAATTCTCGAATTGCTGCATCGCATCTGCAGGGAAGACGGGATTTGCGCCGTGGTGAGCCTGCATCAGGTCGATCTGGCTATCCGTTTTGCCGACCGGATTGTTGCCCTGAAAGAGGGGCAAGTGGTTTTTGATGACACTCCGGACGCGCTCGACGACAGGGCTCTCGAATCCATCTATTCTTCGCAACCTCGCGGACAGGATTCCCCTGTACCGCAGCTCTCCATCCCCGGCTACCTCACGCCTATCGAAACCGAAGCCGCTCTCACGGGATGAAGCGATAATAAACCAAGCACCCAGGAGAACCTATGCGCACCATCATCGCTTGCGTGGTTACTGCCGTAACTATGCTTTTCTGCTCCGCTGCCTTCGCGGCCAACCCCGACCCCGAGACCCTGAAGGTGGCTCTGCTGCCGGATGAAAGTCCGAGCACCGTGATCAAGAACAACAAAGCCCTCAAGGACTATTTGGAGAAAAGCCTGGGCAAGAAGATCGAACTCGTGGTGACAACGGACTACTCGTCAATGATTGAGGCCATGCGCAACGGCCGTCTCGACTTGGCCTTCTTCGGCCCCCTTTCCTACGTGTTGGCCAAATCCAAAAGCCAGATCGAGCCCTTCGCGGCCATGCAGAAGAAGGGCAAGGCCACATACCGCGCCGTGGTTATAGCCAACACCTCTTCCGGAATAGAGAAGATCGAGGATATCGCAGGGAAAAAAATGGCATACGGAGATACTGCGTCCACCTCATCGCACCTCATCCCCAAATCCATGCTCAAGTCAAAGGGTTTGGAGCACAAAAAGAACTATGAGGAACACTTTCTTGGCAGCCACGACGCTGTTGCCCTGAATGTCCAGAACAACAACGCTCAGGCCGGTGGTCTCTCAGAGTCAATCTTCTCCATGCTGGTCGAGAAAGGCACTATCTCCAAGGACAAAGTGAAGGTTGTAGCCGTCTCCGAGGAGTTCCCCGAATATCCCTGGACCATGCGCTCAGACCTCTCCCCCACGCTCAAAGAGAAAATCGCTTCCGTATTCATCGGCCTAAAGGATCCCGAGGTACTCAAGCCTTTCAAGGCCGACGGCTTCGTGGCCATCACAGACAAAGATTACGATGCGGTCCGCGAGTTGGCCAAGGTGCTCAACCTCGATCTGGCGAAGATGTAGCCATGTCCGTGACCTTCGACTCCATTATCGGCGAACGGCAGAACGCCTACCGCCGGAATCTCACTCGAGGCGGTGTCATCCTCCTGGCTGTGGGGATGTGCCTGGCCCACTCCGGGCTTTTCGACGTGAACCGGCTGACCGAAGGCGGACCTGCCCTGCTCCGGCTGCTGGGCGAGATGCTGCCGCCTGATTTCAGCAATATTGGGACCTGGGGGAAACCCCTCCTGGACACCTTGGCTATGAGCGTTGCCGGCACTTTCCTGGCTGTCTGCTTGTCCATCCCAATCGGTTTTCTTGCAGCGACAAATTCATCACCAAATCCCGCCGTACGGCGAATGGCCCGGGGAGTTCTCAACTTCCTGCGCTCTGTACCCGAACTCATCATGGGCATCGTGTTCGTGGCCGCAGTCGGGTTCGGGGCTCTGCCAGGCGTGCTGGCCCTAGGGCTTCACTCCGTGGGGATGGTGGGAAAATTCTTTGCCGAATCCGTGGAGCACTGCGACGTCCGGCCGGTTGAAGCCGTGCGAGCGGCCGGGGCCTCCCGGCTGCAGGTGATACTGCATGGCATGCTCCCCCAGGTTATTCCTCAGATGGCGGATATTACGGTCTACAGGTGGGAGTACAACTTCAGAGCTTCCACAGTCATGGGCATGGTGGGCGCGGGCGGCATCGGTTTCGAGCTGATGGCCTCGCTACGGTTGATGCAATACCAGGAAGTGGCGGCCATCCTCCTGGTGATACTCGCGATGGTCACTGTGGTGGACGCGCTGGGATCATGGCTCAGGAGGAAATTCGTATGAAAAAGAAGCCTCTGGTTGTGATCACTCATTGGGTACATCCTCAAGTTTTGTCATACCTTGAGCGACACTGCCGGGTTCTGCCCAATGAGTCCCGGGAGAGTCTGCCCAGGGAAGAACTCTTCTCCAGACTAACCCACGCGGATGCGGTCATGATGTTCATGCCGGACTGGGTGGATCAGGAACTGCTTGACCATGCCCCCAAGCTCAAGGTCATCGGAGCGGCGCTTAAGGGTTTCGACAATTTCGACGTCAAGAGCATCACTGCTCGCGGCATATGGCTGACCAACGTGCCTGACCTTTTAACCGTACCTACCGCAGAATTGGCCATTGGCCTCATGCTGGCACTAAGCCGCAATGTGCTTGCAGGGGACCGCCGTGTCCGATCAGGGAACTTCCAGGGATGGCGGCCGAGCTTATACGGCACTGGAATACAGGGGCGGACTGTCGGCATCATCGGGCTGGGCAAATTGGGTCAGGCTGTTGCGCAACGTCTGATAGGATGGGAAGCCAGGGTCCTGGGGTACGATCCCGTCCCCTTGCCGGACGACAAGGCGCGCGAGTTGCGCCTGGAACAGTTGGAACTGGACGAGTTGCTAGGCCTCGCCGACCATGTTCTACTGCTTTCTCCCTTGACTGAGAGTTCGCACCATCTTCTGAATGCAAAGCGACTGGCTACAATGAAATCTGGCAGCTTTTTGATAAACGCCGGGCGTGGTTCGTGCGTAGACGAAGCTGCAGTGGCGAAGGCTTTGGAAAATGGGCGACTGAATGGTTATTCTGCGGATGTGTTTGAATTCGAAGACTGGATTCTACCCGGCCGTCCCGCCACTCTTTCCGGTGAACTCCTCTCCAAGCTGGATCAAACGCTTTTCACTCCCCACCTGGGGTCCGCAGTCGAAGAGGTGCGTTTGGCAATCGCCATGGAAGCAGCGGAAAACATCGTCGACGCTCTTCAGCAGCAACAGCCCAGGTGCGCCGTCAATTCGCCAGGCACCATTTAGGGGGGCCCAACCAAAGTTCTGTCAGCCTAGAAACGGCAGGTCCACGAAAAGCAGGAAGCCGTTGGCGCCAAGAAATACGCCCATCCCGGCCGACACCAAAGAAAGCCACAGGGTCTTGCGCGAGCCGGAGATGATGGACACCGAGGCCAGGATGATGGCCAGCTGGAGGAGCACCTCGGAATAATCGAAGTAGGGATCCTTCTTCATGCTCCGGTCCCGCTCTTCCTCATGGTGCGCGGCCTTCCGGGCGATCTCGGTTTTATCCTGGGCGAAGCGGGTCTCTTCAGCGGCCAGTTGTTCCAGAAGTTTCTCGAAGCGCTCACGGGCCGCCGGACTCTGACTCTCGCGAGAAGCCAACTCCACTTCCAGGATGGAACGCTCCAGTTTATAGAAATGCTCGCGTTGGGCCTTGGCCTGGTAGTGGGCCCACTGGTTGGTGACTTTCTGCTGCTCCATCATCATTTCCTTGGCCGCATTGCTGCCGCCAAGGGCGCAAATGGACAACACCACAGCGTATATGGCCGTGAGCAGGGCCACCCGTTTTGAAAAGCGCTTGTCCGCGCTCTCCTCGGCCTTCTCTGCAATCTCCCCTATCTGTTCGACTTCAGGACATTCCGCCATGGCATCTCTCTCTTCGTCATCCCAAGGTGCGGGTCCGGTGGGATCGCACCGCACCCCATCCATGACTAGAAATTGAAATTCAGCCTTTCGCGCAGCTCCTCGATAGTGGTCCTAGCGGCCTGACGAGCCCGTTCGTTGCCGTCGCGCAGAATATCCCAGGCCAGGTCCGGGTTCTTGTCCAGCTCGGCCCGGCGCTCCTGGAAGGGGCCCAGGAACTCGCACAGGTTGGCGGTCATTATCTTCTTGCACTCGCCGCATCCCATGGCTGCGGTGCGGCAGTCCCTGGCGATGCGCTGGCACTCCTCCACCGGGGTGAACAGCTCGTGGTAGGGATAGAGGTTGCACTCGTCGGGTTCGCCAGGGTCCTTTAAGCGGGCACGCTTCACGCAGGTGAGCATGGTGGAGACCTTCTTGCGCACCTCGTCCAGATTCTCGCCCAGTGAAATCGAGTTGCCGTAGCTCTTGGACATTTTGCGACCGTCAAGGCCGGGAAGCTTGGGTGATTTGGTCAGCTTGGCCTCGGGTTCGGGGAATATGTTCCCCCAGAAGTGGTTGGCCCGGCGGGCGATCTCGCGGGTGAGCTCCAGATGCGGCAGCTGGTCCTGGCCCACAGGCACCCACTTGGGCTTGTAGATAAGGATGTCCGAGGCCATGAGCACGGGATACCCCAGAAATCCGTAAGTGGAGAGGTCCTTGGTGCCATCAAGCTGGTCTCGCACGTCCTTGTAGGTGGGACAGCGCTCCAGCCAGCTCACCGGGGTGATCATGGACATGAGCAGGTGCAACTCGGCATGCTCCTTCACCTGGGACTGCTGGAACATGACGCACCGAGCCGGATCGAGCCCGGAAGCGACCCAGTCGGTGACCAGGCCGGGTACGAAGCCCTTCACTCTCGCGGGATCGGCGTACTCCGTGGTCAGGGCGTGCCAGTCAGCCACGAAGAAGAAACACTGGTGGTCCTTGTGCAGTTCCACCCAGCTGTCCAGAACGCCGAAATAGTGTCCGAGGTGCAGGGGGCCGGTAGGGCGCATGCCCGATACGATTCGGTTATTGGCGGTCATGTCGGCTCGCTAGATCAGAAGGTTGTAAAGATATGACACCACGGGCCCGAGGACGCGCCCCAGGATGCCGCTGATGGCAAGAAGAATCACGATGACGAATCCCCAGCGTTCCTTGAGCGACAATTCATAGGCCCACCGCGCTGGCAAAAGCCCCATAAGCAAATGCCCGCCATCCAGGGGAGGGATGGGGAGCAGATTGAACACCCCCAGAGCAAGGTTCACCTGCACGCTGGCGACAGTCATGTAGAGAAGCGGGAGCAGGAAGTAGGCCCTGACAGCGGGGTCGCTTATCAGGTGCGCCGTGTTTTGGATGCCATCGAGAGCAAGGGCCGACAACACGGCAAGCACGAAATTCGACGCCGGACCGGCCGCCGAGACCAGCACCATGCCCATGCGGGGATTCTTGAAATAACGTCCGTCCACGGGCACGGGCTTGGCCCAGCCGATCATCTGGGTAAGCACGAAGGCCAGAAGGCCCAAGGGATCCAGATGCTTCAGCGGGTTGAGCGTCAGACGCCCCGCCAGCCTCGCGGTGGGGTCGCCCAGGAGAGCGGCCACCGCGCCGTGGGAAACCTCGTGGAAGGTGACTGCCATGAGCATGGGCGGGGCAAAGATGGCCAGTTTCAACAGAAACTGGCTCATGTCCTCAAAAAGCATGGGCAGGGGCTAGCATGAACCCCACGGGAGGGCAAGGGGACGCGGCCGGGGAGCCCCGGCCGCGTAGGGTTTTGAGAGAATGATTACGCGCTGGCCGTGGCCTTGTCCAAGGCCAGTGTCACCTTGGACTTGAGCTCGGTCAAGTCCACCGATTTCACCACGTAGTAATCCGCGGCAATGGATTTGAGGTCATGTTGAAATGAATCATACGCGGTGGAGAGGATCACGGGAATGGCCTGGTCCTTACCCCGGATCTCCTGCAGAAGGTCCAGGCCGGAACGGTTAGGCCCGAGCTTGATGTCCAAAACCACCACCGCCGGTTTCTCCCTGTCGAGCACGGCAAGGATGGGTTCCTCCCCGTCGGAGGTGGCCACTTCATATCCTTCACCTTCAAGCTCCTCTTGGTAGAGCATGCGGATGTGCTTCTCGTCGTCCACCACTAGGACCTTTTTCGAACTCATGGAGACCTCCGGAGCTTGGCGCGTCTCGCGCTTTCACACCAACACCATATGCTCAAAAACAAGGGTCGGGTCAACACGTTTCGCTGCCGCGCCAGCGCTTGCCCAAAGCGGACTCTCGCGGTAGGACCTCCCCCATGATAACCGTTGTCCTTGAATCCACGGGGGAGCGGATTGAGTTCCGCCGCCTCAATACAGTCACCCAGCTTCTTGGAAAGCTCAAGCTCAAACCGAGCGAAGTTCTGGTCATCCGTGGCCGAGAGCTGCTCACCCCCGACCGTAAAGTTGGCCATGAAGGCGAAATCCGCGTACGCCACGTGGTCTCCAGGGGATAGGCGAACATGAAGTGCCGTCGCTGCGGGGAACTTGCCCAAGTGGCCCTCCCCAGTCATCATACCGGATTTTGCGCGCCCTGCTTCGAGACCTATTTCCTCCGCCAGGTTGAAAGAGGCATCCACGAGCATAAACAGTTCAGCCACGAGGATCGCGTGGTCCTGGCGGTGTCCGGCGGCAAAGATTCACTGGGTCTGCTGCTCGCACTCACTGAATTGGGCTACACCATTACAGCGCTGCACATCGACCTGGGAATTCCTGTTTCCTCGGAAAACGCCAGGAGTACTGTCGAAAGCTTTTGCGCCGAGCACGGCATCGCCTGTCACATCCTGGAGATGGCCCAGAAGGGGCTGCCCATTCCCGAGGTGAAGAAAATCATAAGGCGCCCCATCTGTTCGATGTGCGGCAAAATAAAGCGCCACTGGTTCAACAGATTCGCATTCGAAAACGGATTCGACGTCCTGGCGACCGGGCACAACCTGGACGACGAGGCCGCCCGGCTCTTCGCCAACACCATTCGCTGGGACCAAGCCTACCTGGCCGGGCAAGGGCCGGTAAAACCAGGGGAAGGCCGCTTCGTGAAAAAGGTCAAGCCCCTGTGCCGGGTGACCGAGTACGAGACAGCTGTATGGTGCTTTCTCAAGGGCATCGAGCATGTGCTGGCCGCCTGTCCGTATTCCGGTGGGGCGAGTTTCACCGGGCACAAGAAATTATTGGCCGACCTCGAGGAGAGAAGCCCGGGCATGAAGATGCAATTCTACGAACATTTCCTGCGAAACGGCAAACCGGCCTTCGAGGCCATGACGCTCTCCGCTCCTGCGCTCAGAGAGTGCGCTGAATGCGGGTTCCCGTCTTCCCTTGAGCTGTGCGGGGTGTGCCGGATCAAGGCGCAGTTGGAGACGTAGCTGATGGAACTCTCCGCATGGGTTGCCAGCCGGGAGCGTGGTGCGCTGAAACGCGTCAGAACTGTTGGCCTGGGGCTGGCTGGAATTTTGTTCATCCTGACGGTTTGGCTCGGCTGGCGCGAAGCCAGGCTGACATCGTTATCCCAACACGTTGAAGGGGCCTTACAGGCTGAGAACAGACACACTACGCGTCTTCGCCTCAAGGCGCTGTCCCAAGTCATCTACCTGGCCAAAGTCCGTGCAAACAGCCTCCTCGCAGACATGACTGACAAGTCTGACCTATCTGCCCCATGTCTCCAACTTAATTGTATGCGAAGCCTGGACGCTTCCTCGGCATGTGTTGTTGCTTGGGAGACTAACCTGACGAGGATATGGAAGGCAGCGTTCTCTCTCGACGCCCCTCCCACTGGGGCAGAGATGCAAAGGGACGTTTGGGGGGCGCCCTATCTTCTCGACCAATCTGAAGCCTCATGCGGAAACTACGGAGCGTGGTGCCCACACGATGTGGTCAGCAGCGCCGGCCCTGACAGTAAGCCCAACACGGATGATGACATCCACGAGACAATCCCCCAGCACTTGGGACCTTCACGCGTCAAACTGAACGGTTCGTCACCCTCCCAATAACCACACCAGATTTCCACCCGGCCGCACTCTCCCCGCTGGGCATCCCCCGCAATGTCCAGATGCCGCGTTCTCGGCCAGTTTGGTTTTGTCCGGTCCCGACACGAGGAAGAAAACGTTTCTGGCAGCATTGATGACAGGCAAGGTGAGGGTCAGACGAGATACCAGCGGGGTCGCTCCAGCATAGGTGACGGGAAGAACCCAGCGCACGCGCTCATCCAGGGCTGGCTGGCCAGGAAAGAGGGACGCCGTATGGCCGTCGCCCCCAAGACCAAGATGAATCACATCGAACTCGGGGATCGCCCCATCCCCGAAGAAACGCCGGAGCATGTTTTCATAGGTCCACGCAGCCTTTTCAGGATCGACCATTCCAACCGGCACTTTCTGGACTGCCCCTGAACCTACGCTCTCAGTCTGATTTGTGTTTTCGTTGGGCACCTGCTCCACCCACATGGGGTGGATGTTGCTCGTTGGAAGAGACACACGGGAGAGCAGACGCTCCCAGGCCAGACGGTAATTGCTTTCCGGTGCATCCAGCGGGACCAGGCGTTCATCCACCCAGAATATGTGCACCTTGTCCCAGGGCAATCCCTGCTCTGCAAGAAGTTCGAAATACCGACCCGGAGTGGACCCGCCAGACAATGCCAATGCGGCCCTTCCACGTTCCGCAACTGCCTCGCGAACAGCCTCCGCTGTCAGGAGCGCCGCCCTGAAGCTTGCGGCCTCTTGGTCCGCGAAGCGCTCAAGACTACCGGCGCTCATTGCCAACAACATCCCTAAAATAGTTCAAGTGGACCATGTTCGAATCCCTTGGCCCCCAGCTGCCGGCGGGATAGAACTTGAGATATTTCTCCATTTCGTCGCACTGGTCGCACATTTCCAGAATGGGAGTCAGATATCCCCAGGACAGTTCCACCCCGTCCTGGCGCCAGAAGAGCATGTGGTCGCCCAGCATGCAGTCCAGAATCACCTTTTCATAGGAATCCAGGGCCGGCCCTGTGAAGCCCTCCTTGAAATCGAAGCTCATGGACGCTGAGCGCAGGCAGAAGCCCTCGCCGGACTTTTTGGCCTGAAGTGTCAGGTTTATTCCTTCATTGGGATAGATTTCCATGATGAGCCGGTTGGCCAAGACGCGCTCCCCAACAATATCACGGTAGATGGAATGCGGCACTTCCTTGAACTGCACCACGACACGCGTGATTTTCTCGGCCAGGCGCTTTCCGGAGCAGATATAGAAGGGCACGCCCTGCCAGCGCCAGTTATCTATATAAGCCTTAAGCATAGCGAAAGTCGGCGTGATGGAACCGGGCGCCACATTCGGCTCTTCCCGGTAGCCGGGCATGGAGCCATCCGCACTGGCCGAGTACTGGCCCAGCACCAGCTGCCCAAAACCCTTTTCCGGGTCGAACGGCCGCAGGCTGCGATAAACCTTGGTTTTCTCGTCCAGCACCTCGCGAGCACGAAACACCGAGGGGGGTTCCATGGCGGCCAGGGCCAGAAGCTGCATCATGTGATTCTGGAACATGTCACGCAAGACCCCGGACTGCTCATAATAGCCGGCCCGGTGCTCAACTCCCAATTCTTCCGCAGCCACGATGGACACGTAGTCAACATAGTTGCGGTTCCACACAGGTTCGAACACGGCGTTGGCGAAGCGAAACAACAGGACGTTCTGAACTGTTTCCTTGGCCAGGTAATGGTCGATCCGAAATATCTGCTCTTCGGCGAAGTGCTGGTGCATGGCCGCATCCAGAGTGCGGGACGAGGACAGGTCGCGCCCGAAGGGTTTTTCCACCACTATCCTGGTCCACGCGCCCTTGGCCTTATTCCTGGACAGTCCCGCTTCCCCGAGCATCCCGGACACCGGTTCGTAGAGCGTGGGAGGGATTGCCAGGTAGAACATCCGGTTTCCCGGCAAGCTTTGGCTCTCCTCGACTCCGGCCATAAACCGGGCCAGCTCCTGATATCCTTTGAGTGCGTCATACTCCATGGGAAGGTAGTAGATCCTGGACTGAAAAATCTTCCAGTCGATTCCCGCCAGGTTGCCGGAAGACTCCAGCCATTCCCGGACCTTTTCCCGAAATTCGTCCGAGTTCATGGCTGTTCTGGCAGCGCCCACTATGGCGAAGTTGTCCGGCAGGTCACCCACCTCGAAGAGCCTGGCCAGGGCGGGAAAGAGCTTTCGCGAGGACAAGTCTCCAGATGCGCCAAAAATAACAATGGTGCAATCCAGCGGGCGCTCCGTCAGCCTGCACTGCTCGGACTCGACGGATTTGGTCCGGACCGTATCCACGGCTACTTCTCCTTTTTGACCACGGCATGGCCGCCGAATTCATTGCGCAGCCCGGCCAGGACGCGATCCCCGAAGTCGTTATCCTTGCGGGAACGGAAACGTTCCATGAGCGAAAGCGTAAGCACGGGCGCCGGCACGGCATTGTCCACCGCCTCCTGCACGCTCCAGCGGCCCTCGCCGGAATCCTCCACGAAAGCGGCCAGATCGTTAAGCCTTGGGTCCTTGGCGAACATATCCTCGCAGAGTTCGAGCAGCCAGGAGCGCACCACGCTGCCCTGGTTCCACAGGTGCGAAAGCTTCGCGAAATCGAGCCCCTGGGAATAACGCGAGGCGTCCAGGAGGGCGAACCCCTCGGCGTAGGCCTGCATCATGCCGTACTCGATGGCATTGTGAATCATCTTCACGTAATGGCCCGAGCCCGTTTCGCCGCAGTGCATGTAGCCATCGGGCGGGGCCAGGGTCTTAAGGATCGGTTCGATATGCTCAAAGGCCTGGCGCGGACCGCCCACCATGGTGCAGTAGCCTACCTTGAGCCCCCAGATGCCTCCGGACACGCCCGCATCCACGTAGGTGACGCCAAGCTTGGCGAGCTCCGGAGCACGGCGGATGTCATCCGAGAAGCGGGAGTTGCCACCCTCCACCAGGATATCTCCCGGGGCAAGCAGGGGCTTTAGCTCCTCGATATGCTCCTCGGTCACGTTCCCGGCGGGAAGCATGAGCCAGACTACCCGGGGTTTTTCGAGCTTGGAGACGAGTTCCTCCATGGAGTAGGAGGCGATGGCCCCCTCGGCTGCGATCTCGTCGACTTTCGCGGGAGTGCGGTTGTAGGCCACCACTTCGTGTCCGCCCTTCAAGAGGCGGCGGACCATGTTCATACCCATCCGGCCAAGGCCTGCCAGACCGATTCGCATAGGGATCTCCTTTAGGGGATTCTGGGTAGTGCTTACGGGATTTCGGGCGGCGTTGCCAGAGGGAAAAGAATAAAGAAGAACTCGCAGGCAAGACGGGAGGTCAGAGGAGAGATGAGTACCGGCAACCGCCCGGGGACCGGCTATCAATCACCAGGCTTAGCGCCCCTTCCGCATCTGATACTTCACCACGGCACCGTTATGCTCCTCCAGGGACTTGGAGAAGTAGTGCGTTCCGTCGTTTTTCGAAACGAAATACAAATAGTCGTGGGATTCGGGATTTGCCGCGGCCTTGAGCGCTTCCAGGCCGGGGTTGCAGATGGGGCCGGGCGGAAGGCCCGGATGCTGGTAGGTGTTGTAGGGGTTTTTCGGGTCGTCCAGATGCGCCCGTTTCAAATTGCCGTCGAACTTCTCCCCCA
This window contains:
- the gnd gene encoding decarboxylating 6-phosphogluconate dehydrogenase, yielding MRIGLAGLGRMGMNMVRRLLKGGHEVVAYNRTPAKVDEIAAEGAIASYSMEELVSKLEKPRVVWLMLPAGNVTEEHIEELKPLLAPGDILVEGGNSRFSDDIRRAPELAKLGVTYVDAGVSGGIWGLKVGYCTMVGGPRQAFEHIEPILKTLAPPDGYMHCGETGSGHYVKMIHNAIEYGMMQAYAEGFALLDASRYSQGLDFAKLSHLWNQGSVVRSWLLELCEDMFAKDPRLNDLAAFVEDSGEGRWSVQEAVDNAVPAPVLTLSLMERFRSRKDNDFGDRVLAGLRNEFGGHAVVKKEK